A region from the Rhodamnia argentea isolate NSW1041297 chromosome 7, ASM2092103v1, whole genome shotgun sequence genome encodes:
- the LOC115737718 gene encoding uncharacterized protein LOC115737718, which produces MGEETSDTMNLDLNLGPVSDQEVEMSTQIAEFETWYEGQIRRMREASRMREARLRGRQRWRRRAARISPEARNISVDLDQLVIDSGNVTTLHTGEGSVPAEDRLGEGPKVCENNASFLIDAKSEKKDDMEKGGETEGSLFDCNICLDLARDPVVTCCGHLFCWPCLYQWLHIHSDVKECPVCKGEVTIKTVTPIYGRGNSTCRPEEDLTVKIPGRPNARRAESFRQAVQRSSPLHFPMEDIIRHLGGRFDLAQDLTQPPESSDIRETSRTVLNRLLTSRGMRREQNVIVPPVDDVHFLRDNIPNTDRSRRLSLLIRRSQSYRNATVPMEAYFRDHNLGRNEEQPPSVDDRDSFSSIAAVINSESQMDTAVEIDSMVSLSTSSSRRRGDASRTSDVDSGDSRATRRRRLD; this is translated from the coding sequence ATGGGAGAGGAGACATCCGATACAATGAACCTGGATCTGAATTTGGGACCTGTTTCTGATCAAGAAGTGGAAATGTCAACGCAAATTGCGGAGTTTGAGACCTGGTACGAAGGGCAAATTCGCAGGATGAGGGAAGCTAGCAGGATGAGAGAAGCCAGGTTGAGGGGTCGGCAGCGGTGGAGACGGCGGGCAGCTCGGATTTCACCGGAGGCTCGCAACATATCCGTGGACCTGGATCAGCTGGTGATTGACTCGGGTAATGTGACGACCTTACACACTGGTGAGGGGAGTGTTCCTGCTGAGGATAGATTAGGAGAGGGGCCAAAAGTTTGTGAGAACAACGCAAGTTTTCTAATAGACGCCAAGTCAGAGAAGAAGGATGACATGGAGAAAGGTGGTGAGACTGAGGGGAGCCTGTTTGATTGCAATATATGTTTGGACTTGGCTAGAGACCCTGTTGTGACTTGTTGTGGTCACTTGTTTTGCTGGCCATGCCTTTACCAATGGTTACACATTCACTCGGATGTGAAGGAATGTCCTGTTTGCAAGGGAGAGGTAACTATTAAGACTGTGACACCAATATATGGGCGTGGGAACAGTACTTGTAGGCCTGAGGAAGATTTGACTGTCAAGATCCCCGGCAGGCCTAATGCACGTCGTGCTGAAAGTTTCCGGCAAGCTGTTCAGAGATCATCTCCCCTGCATTTCCCTATGGAGGACATCATCCGGCATCTTGGGGGTAGATTTGATTTGGCCCAGGATTTGACTCAGCCACCTGAGTCTAGTGATATCCGTGAAACATCAAGGACTGTGCTAAATCGCCTTTTGACTTCTCGTGGAATGCGTAGAGAACAAAATGTAATTGTGCCGCCTGTTGATGATGTTCATTTTCTGAGGGACAACATCCCTAATACTGATCGGAGCCGTCGACTCTCTTTATTGATTAGAAGATCACAATCTTATAGAAATGCTACGGTTCCTATGGAAGCATATTTCCGCGATCATAATCTAGGAAGAAATGAGGAGCAGCCTCCTTCGGTTGACGATAGAGATTCTTTCTCGAGCATTGCTGCTGTAATAAACTCAGAAAGCCAAATGGATACTGCTGTTGAGATAGATTCAATGGTATCCCTTTCGACTTCATCTTCAAGAAGAAGAGGTGATGCTTCTAGGACTTCAGATGTTGACAGTGGGGATTCTCGTGCAACCAGGAGGCGGCGGCTGGACTGA